ATAGACCGTGGTTTTCTTGTAAAGCGAGAAATCATGGCGGGTGCGGGCCCGCAGCAGAATGCAGACTTTATCGAAGGCCGATTTCTGATCCGCCGTCTCGACCTCACTTGCCGGAGTGGTGACAGGTCCCGACGGGCGCAGGTGATGCAGGGTTTCAATCAGGCGCGGTGCCATATCCTCCGGCGCGGCAACGATGTCGGCCACCCCGGCCGCAATGGCGTGCTTCGGCATGCTGTCGAACTTGGCGGTGGCCGGTTGCTGGACAAGCGTCAGGCCGCCCTGCTCCTTGATCGCCGCCAAGCCCAGCGTGCCGTCCGAACCCATGCCGGAAAGAACGATGCCAATGGCCTGTTCGCGACGATCGTCGGCCAGGGCATGAAAAAAGGAATCAATCGGCAGGCGCAGGCCACGCGGGGCTGATGGCTCAAGCAGGTAAAGGCAGCCCCGCAGAATGGAGAGTTCGGTATTGGGCGGAATCACATAAACGCAATCGGGCTTGACCCTGAGGCGATTCCTCGCCGGCCTCACCGGCATGAGCGTCACCCGCTGCAGCAGCTCGGACAGCATGTCGATGCGGTCGGGATCAAGGTGCTGGACGACCACAAAGGCCATACCACTGGACGGGGGAACGTGCTTGAGAAACTGTTCCAGCGCCTCCAGCCCGCCGGCCGAAGCGCCAATGGCGACAATCGGGAACGTACCGGGAGAGCGCCTCGATGGGGCGGCGACGGGCTTTTTCGAGTCTCCCGTGGATTTTTTTATGGTTTTGTTCGGCATTCGCAGCGGCCCACGGAAATCATCGCCTGTGGCAGGCTTTGAGACAGTGTTTCAATGTGCGCTATCCCGCCCGATTAGGCAAGGACAATACCGGGCAAGTTTGCATAAAATCAATAACACGGATTGGCTTTTTGCCCGTCGGGCCTTAAATTAGCCGCCTCACCCATGCTGCCCGAGCCGATGCGTCCCTTCTTTCTTGCTGTTTTTCTGTTTTTATCGATCTCCGGCTGCGCCGTGGTCAGCGTGGCAGATGCCGCCGTGACGGTGGTGTCGACGACGGTCAAGGTTGGCGCCACGGTGGTTGGCACGACCGTCGACGTGGCCGCCGCCGGGGTCAAGGCAGTCGCCGGCAGCGACAAGGCGAAGACGGACTAGAAGCATCTTCGCCGGCCTCCGGCTATCGGCGCTGGCCGTAGCTACAATTCTTTTCAAATTCCACCCCCTGCACCCAGTGCTTACCTGGCCTCGCCGGCGATAGTGTTGATGCCGATGGCAATATGCCATCGGCATATTTTTTTTACATTCGATCTCTTCGAAAGGAATGTATGAAAACACTGATCAAGGCACTGCTACTGGGCGGCAGCCTGCTCGTCACGGCACAGGCTATCGCGCAGACCCCGGCCAACCCCGATGCACCGCAGGCCGCCAAGAAAAAACCTTTCCAGACGCCGGCAACAGAAGCCCCCGGCGGTGGAAATGGCAAGGTATGGGCCAACGCCGGGTCGAAGGTCTATCACTGCCCGGGCACCCGGTTTTACGGCAAGACCAAGGCCGGCACCTACATGAGCGAAGCCGATGCCAAGGCCGGCGGGATGCACGCAAAGGGCAAAAAAGGCTGCTCCTGAACCGGCGCATAGGCAGGCAAAAAATGCCCCGCGATCTGGCGGGGCATTTTTTGCCTGGCGAAAGCCCCAGCCAAGCAGCTTCGAAGAGAATAAAACAGCCCGGTGATAGAATGTGCGCCCTTCCGTAGACCATGCACCGCTGCCGGAAGGCTGTTCGCCGCACTCAATTTCTCGTTCGCCCGCTGCACTCTTCAAAACGGATTCTGCCCATGTCGTTGACCGTCGACGACTTCGACTTTCCCCTCCCCCCCGAACTGATCGCCCAGCACCCCGCCGCCGAGCGCCGGGGCAGCCGCCTGCTGCATGTCTGTGCCGGACAAACCGTTGACCGGAAATTTGCCGACCTGCCCGGCCTGCTCAAAGCCGGCGACCTGCTCGTCTTTAACGACACCCGCGTCATCAAGGCACGCTTTTTTGGCCAGAAAGATACGGGCGGGCAGGTCGAGATCATGCTCGAACGCATTGTCGATGCGACCCATGCCATCTGCCAGATTCGCGCCAGCAAGGCCCCCAAGACCGGTTGCAAAATGCGTCTGGCTGACGCCTTCGACGTCTGCATGACGGGTCGGGCCGGTACTGACGGTGACTTTTTTGCACTGGAACTGGTCGATGCCGGCGATTTTTGGGAACTGGCCGAGCAATACGGCAAATTGCCGCTGCCGCCCTACATCGAACACCCGGCCGAAGGCGCTGACGAAACCCGCTACCAGACCGTCTATGCCCGCCAACCCGGGGCCGTCGCCGCACCCACCGCCGGCCTGCATTTCGACGAGGCGATGCTCGAGGCACTGCGCGCACAGGGTGTCAAAACCGCCTTCCTCACCCTGCATGTCGGGGCCGGCACCTACCGGCCAATGCGCGTCGAAAAAATTGCCGATCACCGCATGCACAGCGAGCGCTTCGAGATTCCCGCTGCCACAGCTGCAGCAATTGCCGCCACGCATGCTGCCGGCGGTCGCGTCATCGCCGTTGGCACGACTAGCCTGCGCGCCCTCGAATCAGCCGGCAATGATGATGGCACGGTACGTAGCGGCGGGGCTGAAACCAGCATTTTTATTACCCCCGGCTACCGCTTCAAGGTGGTCGACCGCCTGATCACCAACTTTCACCTGCCGAAATCGACGCTGCTCATGCTCGTTTCAGCCTTCGCCGGTTACGACCACATCCGCGCCGCCTATGCCCATGCCGTGGCCGACCGCTACCGCTTCTTCAGTTATGGCGACGCCATGCTCCTGGAAAAAACCGATGCAATTTGATCTCCTCAAGACCGATGGCGCCGCCCGCCGCGGCACCCTGACCCTGGCCCACGGCCAGATCCAGACCCCCGTCTTCATGCCGGTCGGCACCTACGGCACGGTCAAGGCGATGACGCCGCAATCGCTGCACGACATCGGCGCGCAAATCTGCCTCGGCAACACCTTTCACCTCTGGCTGCGCCCGGGGCTGGACGTCATCGCCGCGCACAACGGCCTGCACGACTTCATGAACTGGCAGAAGCCCATCCTCACCGACTCCGGTGGTTTCCAGGTCTTCTCGCTCGGCGCCATGCGCAAGATCACCGAGGAAGGCGTCAAGTTCAGCTCACCGCACGACGGCGCCAAGCTTTTCCTGACCCCGGAAATCTCGATGCAGATTCAGAAGGTGCTCAATTCCGACATCGTCATGATCTTCGACGAATGCACGCCCTACCCGGCCAGCCACGAAGAAGCCGCCAAGTCGATGCGCATGAGCATGCGCTGGGCGCGCCGCAGCCGCGACGAACACAACAAGCTGGAAAACAGCAACGCCCTATTTGGCATCATCCAGGGCGGCATGTATGAAGAC
The DNA window shown above is from Dechloromonas sp. HYN0024 and carries:
- the queA gene encoding tRNA preQ1(34) S-adenosylmethionine ribosyltransferase-isomerase QueA translates to MSLTVDDFDFPLPPELIAQHPAAERRGSRLLHVCAGQTVDRKFADLPGLLKAGDLLVFNDTRVIKARFFGQKDTGGQVEIMLERIVDATHAICQIRASKAPKTGCKMRLADAFDVCMTGRAGTDGDFFALELVDAGDFWELAEQYGKLPLPPYIEHPAEGADETRYQTVYARQPGAVAAPTAGLHFDEAMLEALRAQGVKTAFLTLHVGAGTYRPMRVEKIADHRMHSERFEIPAATAAAIAATHAAGGRVIAVGTTSLRALESAGNDDGTVRSGGAETSIFITPGYRFKVVDRLITNFHLPKSTLLMLVSAFAGYDHIRAAYAHAVADRYRFFSYGDAMLLEKTDAI
- the tgt gene encoding tRNA guanosine(34) transglycosylase Tgt, with translation MQFDLLKTDGAARRGTLTLAHGQIQTPVFMPVGTYGTVKAMTPQSLHDIGAQICLGNTFHLWLRPGLDVIAAHNGLHDFMNWQKPILTDSGGFQVFSLGAMRKITEEGVKFSSPHDGAKLFLTPEISMQIQKVLNSDIVMIFDECTPYPASHEEAAKSMRMSMRWARRSRDEHNKLENSNALFGIIQGGMYEDLRDESLAGLDDIGFDGMAIGGLSVGEPKEDMVRVLAHVAPRMPTHKPRYLMGVGTPEDLVRSVAAGIDMFDCVMPTRNARNGHLFTRFGDVKIKNARYKLDTGPLDPSCTCYTCTQFTRSYLHHLFRHGEILGGMLNTIHNLHFYQVIMAEMRAAIESGTFSQWSDEFVRKRSSGE